One genomic segment of Candidatus Marsarchaeota archaeon includes these proteins:
- a CDS encoding thiamine pyrophosphate-dependent enzyme, translating to MLTQQNYKSDIKPIFCPGCGDYGVDSAILKAMTDLQLDPDNTVVVSGIGCSSSMPHDLKTYGIHGIHGRALPIAEGVKLSNESLTVLVAGGDGDGYGIGMGHFVHAIRRNIDITYIVMNNEIYGLTTGQASPTSMMGQKTKSTPFGVIERPVNPIAVALAAGATYVARGFSGDPMHLAKLIEGGIKHKGFALIDVQSPCVSFNHFNTYDWFRPRVYKLEEQGHDPHDFNAAMQKAFEFDNDSSKFPIGLFYEADKPIYAALDVALKKGPLVSQPMPTKEEIAEVMSEHMLD from the coding sequence ATGCTGACGCAACAAAACTACAAATCAGACATCAAGCCGATATTCTGCCCGGGCTGCGGGGACTACGGCGTGGATTCTGCCATACTGAAGGCCATGACAGACCTGCAGCTCGACCCCGACAATACAGTCGTGGTTTCCGGCATAGGCTGCAGCTCCAGCATGCCGCACGATCTCAAGACGTATGGCATACACGGCATACACGGCAGGGCATTGCCGATAGCTGAAGGCGTGAAGCTCTCAAACGAGTCGCTTACCGTGCTTGTTGCTGGGGGCGATGGCGACGGCTATGGGATAGGCATGGGGCACTTCGTCCACGCGATAAGGCGCAACATAGACATAACCTACATAGTCATGAACAACGAGATATATGGGCTCACTACAGGCCAGGCATCGCCCACCAGCATGATGGGCCAGAAGACGAAGTCGACGCCGTTCGGCGTGATAGAGAGGCCCGTAAACCCGATTGCAGTGGCGTTGGCCGCAGGTGCGACATATGTCGCGAGGGGCTTCTCCGGCGACCCGATGCACCTTGCGAAGCTCATAGAGGGCGGCATAAAGCACAAGGGCTTCGCGCTGATAGACGTGCAGAGCCCGTGCGTCAGCTTCAACCACTTCAACACCTACGACTGGTTCAGGCCAAGGGTATACAAGCTGGAGGAGCAAGGGCACGACCCTCACGATTTCAATGCAGCTATGCAGAAGGCCTTCGAGTTCGACAACGATAGCAGCAAGTTCCCGATAGGGCTCTTCTACGAGGCCGACAAGCCGATATACGCTGCGCTCGACGTGGCGCTAAAGAAAGGCCCGCTGGTAAGCCAGCCGATGCCCACAAAGGAAGAGATAGCTGAAGTCATGTCCGAGCATATGCTGGACTAG
- the asnS gene encoding asparagine--tRNA ligase, with amino-acid sequence MSYLHVSAAQKAVGKEVKLRGWVHRKRESGGIAFIVLRDLTGIMQVAVKKGSVGEASWKAATEASVESSIEISGTVKADERAPTGFEVEATAFKLTNASEPFPITEYQSTELLLDKRHLWLRSTKMVGIMRLRSIIFRYTRAFMDKHGFYEVTPPLITKAGGETGSSMFEIDYYGQKAYLTESSQLYAEAMIYSLEKVYSFVPSFRAEKSRTNKHLSEYWHLEPEMAYYNNEQSMKLQERLVSYVANKLGAEHADELKALGADAEALLKIKPPFKRLTYEKMLDVLADKGKKLSWGDDIGVDEERLLMADEDKPVFITYWPRELKPFYMPVNPKDERTVLCADLQAPHGHGEIIGGSQRIWKYDEAMERFHEVEKAKGVKFNLDNYSWYLDLLRYGSVPHSGFGMGIERTIKWLLNLEHIRDAIPFPRMVNRLAP; translated from the coding sequence ATGTCATACTTGCATGTATCCGCGGCGCAGAAGGCCGTCGGCAAGGAGGTAAAGCTACGCGGCTGGGTGCACAGGAAGCGCGAGAGCGGGGGCATAGCTTTCATAGTGCTCAGGGATCTCACCGGCATAATGCAGGTGGCTGTAAAGAAGGGCAGCGTAGGCGAAGCATCGTGGAAGGCAGCCACAGAGGCCAGCGTTGAATCGAGCATTGAGATATCGGGCACGGTAAAGGCCGACGAGCGCGCGCCGACAGGTTTCGAGGTTGAGGCCACTGCCTTCAAGCTCACAAATGCCTCCGAACCATTCCCGATAACAGAATACCAGAGCACTGAGCTGCTCCTCGACAAGCGCCACCTCTGGCTGAGAAGCACCAAGATGGTGGGAATAATGCGGCTGCGCTCTATCATCTTCAGGTATACGCGCGCGTTCATGGACAAGCACGGCTTCTACGAGGTAACCCCGCCGCTCATAACAAAAGCCGGCGGCGAGACCGGCTCATCGATGTTCGAAATCGATTATTACGGGCAGAAAGCCTACCTGACCGAATCGTCGCAGCTCTATGCCGAGGCGATGATATACTCGCTGGAGAAGGTGTATTCATTCGTGCCGTCCTTCAGGGCCGAGAAATCGAGGACCAACAAGCACCTATCAGAGTACTGGCACCTCGAGCCGGAGATGGCCTATTACAACAACGAGCAGAGCATGAAGCTCCAGGAAAGGCTGGTTAGCTACGTAGCCAACAAGCTCGGCGCTGAGCATGCCGACGAACTGAAGGCGCTTGGCGCAGATGCTGAGGCGCTGCTGAAAATAAAGCCGCCGTTTAAGCGCCTGACCTACGAGAAGATGCTCGACGTCCTGGCCGACAAGGGCAAAAAGCTGAGCTGGGGCGATGACATCGGCGTGGACGAGGAGCGCCTGCTGATGGCCGACGAAGACAAGCCTGTTTTCATAACCTACTGGCCCAGGGAGCTCAAGCCGTTCTACATGCCGGTGAACCCGAAGGACGAGCGCACCGTGCTTTGCGCAGACCTGCAGGCTCCCCACGGCCATGGAGAGATAATAGGCGGCAGCCAGCGCATATGGAAATATGACGAGGCGATGGAGCGCTTCCACGAGGTGGAGAAGGCGAAGGGCGTCAAGTTCAACCTTGACAACTACTCGTGGTACCTTGATCTGCTCAGGTACGGCTCGGTGCCGCACTCAGGCTTCGGGATGGGAATAGAGCGCACTATAAAATGGCTGCTGAACCTGGAGCACATACGCGATGCGATACCATTCCCGCGCATGGTCAACAGGCTTGCGCCTTAA
- a CDS encoding winged helix-turn-helix transcriptional regulator encodes MAAENCPVSKIMRDEKLSPSEVGHIMRANWRMAVVSMLAPRHDGMFYNELLAQSGLTAKTLSAVLKDLAKAGFVDREVIDTAPIRVKYALTTAGIKLIGLGCPLIELAAAQSRK; translated from the coding sequence ATGGCTGCGGAAAACTGCCCAGTGAGCAAGATTATGCGCGACGAGAAGCTCAGCCCTAGCGAGGTCGGCCACATAATGAGAGCTAACTGGCGCATGGCCGTTGTAAGCATGCTCGCGCCAAGGCACGACGGGATGTTCTACAACGAGCTGCTTGCGCAGTCAGGTCTCACGGCCAAGACGCTCTCCGCTGTGCTCAAGGATTTGGCAAAGGCCGGCTTTGTAGACAGGGAGGTAATCGACACTGCGCCGATCAGGGTGAAGTACGCCCTCACCACTGCAGGGATAAAGCTCATTGGTTTGGGTTGCCCGCTCATAGAGCTCGCTGCAGCGCAGAGCAGGAAATGA
- a CDS encoding DUF981 family protein encodes MAFVDPLAVMLLVAGLSTLLLAIYAFMFARGKKGLANLAVPMFVLGMFNFISGFFLSFAWPMPGAYNMLFGDAQLVLGLLMLMGGYMLYKNIDIKILTIFGFFFGIYLAMQAVAIPAFGLESGANFLPAFGLYVFAALSGIFSPLVYTSSKSGLKYAYYFLFALLIITTFLLLFIGYTAIYEHLGSPP; translated from the coding sequence ATGGCTTTCGTAGACCCGCTTGCTGTAATGCTGCTTGTAGCAGGGCTGAGCACGTTGCTGCTCGCGATATACGCATTTATGTTTGCAAGGGGCAAGAAAGGACTTGCTAATCTCGCTGTGCCAATGTTCGTTCTCGGAATGTTCAACTTCATAAGCGGCTTCTTCCTTTCGTTCGCATGGCCCATGCCCGGCGCATACAACATGCTCTTCGGCGATGCGCAGCTTGTCCTCGGCCTGCTGATGCTCATGGGCGGATACATGCTCTACAAGAACATCGACATCAAGATACTGACGATATTCGGGTTCTTCTTCGGCATATATCTTGCCATGCAGGCTGTGGCCATACCTGCTTTCGGCCTCGAGAGCGGCGCCAACTTCCTGCCGGCATTCGGCCTTTACGTGTTCGCTGCGCTATCAGGAATATTCTCGCCATTGGTGTACACGAGTTCAAAGAGCGGCCTGAAGTATGCATACTACTTCCTGTTCGCTCTGCTGATAATAACCACGTTCCTGCTGCTCTTCATAGGCTACACGGCGATATACGAGCACTTGGGCTCTCCACCATAA
- the aspS gene encoding aspartate--tRNA(Asn) ligase yields MLADIGKGMHGKSVTVMGFLREVRDVGKLKFALLADVSGTVQLTLRSDTKPFDEIGDLAKESTIGIKGTVNENEKVSSGIEIIPEEIVVFSRAEPKLPIQVYGKTDALLDTRLDWRFLDIRKQKNALVFKVQTMVEAAMREYWLKNGFVEIHSPKLMGSPSESGAELFPVVYFDRTAFLAQSPQFYKQMAMCAGLDRVFEIGPVFRANPSNTTRHDTEYTSVDMEMSWIESHEDVMRFEEGWLAHVMEKVRERHGAEIKKLYGVDIVVPGLPFPRMTFREAKAFLKEKGIAVANDDLVPEEERTLGAMAKEKYGSEFIFITEYPWSAKPFYHMRKESDPSVTKGFDLLFKGLEVTTGAQREHRHDVLIGQAKEKGLGEENIKFYTDFFRFGAPPHGGFGFGLTRLLMQLLGVDNVREVTFAFRDIKRLFP; encoded by the coding sequence ATGCTCGCAGACATAGGCAAAGGCATGCATGGCAAGAGCGTGACCGTCATGGGCTTCCTAAGGGAGGTGCGTGACGTGGGCAAGCTCAAGTTCGCGTTGCTTGCAGACGTGAGCGGCACCGTTCAGCTAACCCTGAGGAGCGACACGAAGCCCTTCGATGAAATCGGCGATCTTGCCAAGGAATCGACAATCGGGATAAAGGGCACTGTCAACGAAAACGAAAAGGTCTCCTCCGGCATTGAGATAATCCCGGAAGAGATCGTAGTGTTCAGCAGGGCCGAACCGAAGCTGCCGATACAGGTATACGGAAAGACCGATGCGCTGCTCGACACGCGGCTTGACTGGCGGTTCCTAGACATTAGGAAGCAGAAGAACGCGCTGGTATTCAAGGTGCAGACCATGGTAGAGGCCGCGATGAGGGAGTACTGGCTCAAGAACGGCTTCGTCGAGATACATTCGCCTAAGCTCATGGGCTCTCCGAGCGAGAGCGGAGCCGAATTGTTCCCTGTTGTGTATTTCGACAGGACGGCGTTCCTTGCACAGTCGCCGCAGTTCTACAAGCAGATGGCGATGTGCGCAGGCCTGGACCGCGTGTTTGAGATCGGGCCTGTTTTCAGGGCCAACCCCTCTAACACCACCAGGCATGACACTGAGTATACGTCTGTCGACATGGAGATGTCGTGGATAGAGTCTCATGAGGACGTAATGCGCTTCGAGGAGGGATGGCTCGCGCACGTGATGGAAAAGGTAAGGGAAAGGCACGGCGCCGAAATAAAGAAACTGTACGGCGTGGACATTGTGGTGCCTGGGCTTCCGTTCCCGAGGATGACGTTCAGGGAAGCGAAGGCGTTCCTGAAAGAAAAGGGAATTGCTGTCGCAAACGACGACCTCGTACCTGAGGAGGAGCGAACGCTGGGCGCCATGGCCAAGGAGAAATATGGTAGCGAGTTCATCTTCATCACGGAATACCCGTGGAGCGCCAAGCCTTTCTACCACATGAGGAAGGAGAGCGACCCCAGCGTCACGAAAGGCTTCGACCTCCTTTTCAAGGGTCTTGAGGTTACCACCGGCGCCCAGAGGGAGCACAGGCACGACGTGCTCATTGGGCAGGCCAAGGAGAAGGGTCTAGGCGAGGAGAACATAAAGTTCTATACCGACTTCTTCAGGTTCGGTGCGCCGCCGCACGGCGGCTTCGGCTTCGGGCTCACCAGGCTGCTGATGCAGCTGCTAGGCGTCGATAACGTGCGCGAGGTGACTTTCGCTTTCAGGGACATCAAGCGCTTGTTCCCGTAG